TACTACTATCCCTTGCTCCATAGTCTATTGTGAGATCAACCGTCCAGGCTAAATAATTTTTCAGTCTATTATCATGTCTACAAACATCTTGTTGTGAATCCAGGCCGAATCCAAAAGAGAATATTTTTCTCTTCCCAAGATAATTTCCGCTATAGAAGAAACCTGTCTCCGGATCCATCAAATTAAATTGCACCCTTCCAGTATACCTGAGATGATCGTCTGGGTTTTTATTATATTCATCAACCACGATGCCTGTATCATCTGTCACTTCTATCAATTCCTTTGACTTCCCCTGCCATACACCTATTCTATAATCTATGAATCCCTTTTTGCCTATGGGGTTTTCAAACAATAAACCCCTTATCTCAAGCCCTGTGTCTCGCCAAACACTAGAGTAGCCATTGAGGGGGACTACTGCTGAAATTAAGTCAATACCCAGTGGGCTAACCTCGGACTGCCTGTTGTGATGCATAAAGGGTAAAAGCATAAGCCCAAGGTCAATCTGCAGCCCATCGCTGATCCTATAGTTTATAAATGCGCTCTGAGTGAATAGATTATTGGACCCATCATCTGAATTCTCATATATATCATCACTGTTTTTACCAGCATTTATATCATTAGTTTCCATAAAGAAGGCAACATTTTTTGTAATCTCTCCATTTAGGATGATCCGTGATCGTCTCAAGAAAAAACTCTTCTCCAGAGAGCTATCGCTGGGGGTCTCTAATCCTTCCTGATAAACCTCTGTAAATTTGCCCTGTGCCTGTAAGAGGAAGTGGAGTGAAATCCATTGATTATTCCCAAAGGTGAACCGTTTTATTCCCTCCTCCTGTGCATTTACCTGTATTGTGATCAGCGCTATAATAATGGTATACGGTAATAGGTTAATGATTTTCATTCAGGGCTCCTCCGAAGTAGTTGTGAAAGGATTTAGATATCATCATATTATGGAAATATTCCCAAATCGATTACCCTTGTCAAGTTTCATTGCTAAAAGATTTTATTAATTATACAGAATTGAAATTGAGCAAATTCCATTCATCATGGTGGATAAGGGATGGGTGGAATATCCTATCTGGTAATTATGCTACAAAGTGAGATCCTATTACATTAAAATCAATCTTAATTATTAAAATTTTTAAAAAGGGGTAAGATCTGAAAGGGAACAAAAATCCTTCTAGGTATTTGATCATGCAAATTAACTAAATTTGCATTAAATGAGATTTTACCCATTCAACTAGTTGCTCGATGGTTAAAGTGTGGATGGATTAAACAAGAAAATTGATAAAACATAATTCATTATTTTCATTATTATATAATGCGCAGATTCCATCCTCCACTGCGCCAACAGTAATTACATAAATCCTATCCTCTTGGAGTTGAATCCTTTGGGAGGGTTCTAATACTAAATTTTTTATAGAATCATTCTTTATCTCAATCACCGACGTTTTATGCGAGTGTCCCCTGAAAATGATATTGAATGGGGGATTATTGCCTTTTATAATGGGAAGGTAGTTGGCAATTGGTTGACGTGTCGCTGCTGGCCAGTCTTGAGGGGTAGAGTGTGTAAAACAGATATTACTCAGGGTAATAGTGTAGGGTAATTTTTTTAAGAATGATATACTAGAATCTTCATGAGTATTAGGGTGATTTACCAGATATTCGGATATTATAGAGCACTCATTATTCCCCTTAACCGCTTTGATTTTATATTTATTGAGGATCTCTACAGCGGTATCCATCTTTTCTGGCATAAGTGAATCACAGATATCACCCAGATGAATGAGTTCCTCTGCCCCCAAGTCTAAAAGGATATCTATTGCCCTGGTCATTAGCGAGTACTTGCTGTGACTATCAGCGATGAGGCCAATTATTCCTTTCTCAATGTTAATCGATGACATAGCGTATTTGTATACTACTATCCTAAGTATGATACTCTTACTGATTTGTTATCCCTTAGAATTATTAGTCAATAATTTTATAAAGACAGGATAATACTTCTTGTCTATTATATGAAATTATATACTACAATCCTTAAATTTGCAAAGATATATAGGTATAGCTGTATAGTGATAAATAATAATCATTGACA
The sequence above is drawn from the Spirochaetota bacterium genome and encodes:
- a CDS encoding metallophosphoesterase family protein, coding for MSSINIEKGIIGLIADSHSKYSLMTRAIDILLDLGAEELIHLGDICDSLMPEKMDTAVEILNKYKIKAVKGNNECSIISEYLVNHPNTHEDSSISFLKKLPYTITLSNICFTHSTPQDWPAATRQPIANYLPIIKGNNPPFNIIFRGHSHKTSVIEIKNDSIKNLVLEPSQRIQLQEDRIYVITVGAVEDGICALYNNENNELCFINFLV